Proteins co-encoded in one Deinococcus carri genomic window:
- a CDS encoding DedA family protein, with translation MVDWVQNLMDSLGYLGILLLMIVENLFPPIPSELIMPSAGFAASRGDMSLPLVIAVGTLGSVLGTLPLYYIGRAFGEERLVGWADRYGRWLTLNGQDIRKADAWFDRHGAGAVLFGRLVPGIRSLLSLPAGMSEMPLPKFLLYSAIGSGLWASALAGAGYLLGENYEQVEQYVAPASKVILAVVVVAAAVWFLRRRKALGVRE, from the coding sequence ATGGTCGACTGGGTGCAGAATCTGATGGACAGCCTGGGCTACCTGGGCATCCTGCTGCTGATGATTGTGGAAAACCTCTTTCCACCGATTCCCAGCGAGCTGATCATGCCCTCGGCGGGTTTTGCGGCCTCGCGCGGCGACATGAGCCTGCCGCTGGTGATCGCGGTGGGCACGCTGGGCAGTGTCCTGGGCACCCTGCCGCTCTACTACATCGGGCGGGCCTTTGGTGAGGAGCGGCTGGTGGGGTGGGCCGACCGCTATGGCCGCTGGCTCACGCTGAACGGCCAGGACATCCGCAAGGCCGACGCCTGGTTCGACCGCCACGGGGCGGGCGCGGTGCTGTTCGGGCGGCTGGTTCCCGGCATCCGCAGCCTGCTGAGCCTCCCGGCGGGCATGAGCGAGATGCCCCTGCCGAAATTCCTGCTCTACAGCGCCATCGGCTCGGGCCTGTGGGCCAGCGCCCTGGCCGGGGCGGGGTACCTGCTGGGCGAGAATTACGAGCAGGTCGAGCAGTACGTCGCCCCCGCCTCCAAGGTCATCCTGGCGGTGGTGGTCGTGGCGGCGGCAGTGTGGTTCCTGAGGCGGAGGAAGGCGTTAGGGGTGAGGGAGTAG
- the hemC gene encoding hydroxymethylbilane synthase has translation MRTVTVGTRGSTLALAQTRWVVARLKEEWPDTDFRIQTISTKGDRDRAALQSLAQKGDKGFWVKEIEDALLTKRIDIAVHSLKDLPTEQPAGLEISSIPKRVDARDVLIGKEGMKRLEDLPQGARVGTSSVRRKAFLRAYRPDLQIIDLRGNIDTRLAALGTPDYDAIILAAAGLIRTEMRHRIDEFLDPDVLLPAPGQGALALETRADDDLNIEVAYAIHDHGTDDRITAEREFLAGLGAGCMAPVGAHASVKGGVLTLEGWVGALDGSQVIRATTSGDPAECADLGAELAADMLGQGAQQLIDAAHG, from the coding sequence ATGCGTACGGTGACGGTAGGAACGCGCGGCAGCACGCTTGCGCTCGCGCAGACCCGGTGGGTGGTGGCCCGCCTGAAGGAGGAATGGCCGGACACGGACTTCCGGATCCAGACGATCAGCACCAAGGGCGACCGCGACCGCGCCGCCCTGCAATCGCTGGCCCAGAAGGGCGACAAGGGCTTCTGGGTCAAGGAGATCGAGGACGCGCTGCTCACAAAGCGCATCGACATCGCGGTGCATTCCCTCAAGGATCTGCCGACCGAGCAGCCCGCGGGCCTGGAGATTTCCTCAATTCCCAAACGGGTGGACGCCCGCGACGTGCTGATCGGCAAGGAGGGCATGAAGCGCCTGGAGGACCTGCCGCAGGGCGCACGGGTGGGCACCAGCAGCGTGCGGCGCAAGGCCTTTTTGCGCGCCTACCGCCCGGACCTCCAGATCATCGACCTGCGCGGCAACATCGACACGCGCCTGGCCGCGCTGGGCACGCCCGATTACGACGCGATCATCCTGGCGGCGGCGGGCCTGATTCGCACCGAGATGCGCCACCGCATCGACGAGTTTCTGGACCCCGACGTGTTGCTGCCCGCGCCGGGTCAGGGTGCCCTGGCCCTGGAAACCCGCGCCGACGACGACCTGAATATCGAGGTGGCCTACGCCATCCACGACCACGGCACCGACGACCGCATCACCGCCGAGCGCGAGTTCCTGGCGGGGCTGGGGGCGGGCTGCATGGCCCCGGTGGGTGCCCACGCCTCGGTCAAGGGCGGCGTGCTGACGCTGGAGGGCTGGGTGGGCGCGCTGGACGGCAGCCAGGTGATCCGCGCGACCACCTCCGGCGACCCGGCCGAATGTGCCGACCTGGGGGCCGAACTGGCCGCCGACATGCTGGGCCAGGGTGCCCAGCAGCTGATCGACGCGGCGCACGGATGA
- a CDS encoding SDR family oxidoreductase: MANLSSSTIMLTGAGGALATAVAQELEDAGAQLVLVGRGEALERAADRFPATEVLDLDLRDPASVTALRKVQVDALVHTVGAFATQDAQQATDEDLRTMFDENMLTLFHAVQGVLPHMLEQKDGLIMGVSSGSAARLSGPHAALYTASKAAVAAYILSLHDELKAQGVRGCVLYPMGAIDTPRNREAGMSWDALIDPRGLAKSVAHALTRPDRAHVTELKVYPDT, encoded by the coding sequence ATGGCGAACCTCAGCTCCTCGACAATCATGCTCACGGGGGCGGGCGGCGCGCTGGCGACCGCGGTGGCCCAGGAACTGGAAGACGCGGGCGCACAGCTCGTGCTGGTGGGCCGCGGTGAGGCACTGGAGCGCGCCGCCGACCGCTTTCCCGCCACCGAGGTGCTGGACCTCGACCTACGGGACCCCGCCAGTGTGACCGCGCTGCGGAAGGTGCAGGTGGACGCGCTGGTGCATACCGTGGGGGCATTTGCCACCCAGGACGCGCAACAGGCGACGGATGAGGACCTGCGCACCATGTTCGACGAGAACATGCTGACCCTCTTCCACGCCGTGCAGGGCGTCTTGCCCCACATGCTGGAGCAGAAAGACGGGCTGATCATGGGGGTCAGCTCGGGGTCGGCGGCCCGGCTCAGTGGTCCCCACGCAGCGCTGTACACGGCCAGCAAGGCCGCTGTGGCCGCCTACATCCTCAGCCTGCACGACGAGCTGAAGGCGCAGGGGGTGCGCGGCTGTGTGCTGTACCCCATGGGGGCCATCGATACGCCCAGAAACCGGGAGGCGGGGATGAGCTGGGACGCCCTGATCGACCCGCGCGGCCTTGCCAAGAGCGTGGCCCACGCCCTGACCCGCCCCGACCGGGCACACGTCACCGAATTGAAGGTCTATCCCGACACCTGA
- a CDS encoding asparaginase — protein sequence MRRLAVIHTGGTIASRPNPHGPGVTPQTAPSVPGLPGVVVTDYQPFNLPSPHVTPAHMLLLAHLIEQLAPGQDGIVVTHGTDTLEETAFLLHLTLATRTPVVLTGSMRHAEEASWDGPGNLLDAAQVALHGQSRGRGPLAVFGGDIFDARTVTKVHTTAVDAFGGYPGPIGRIDRTGTGPLGEGAHLRYFAMPEARPVYAPAALTAHVEILYAYAGWQGEGYAEADARSDGLVIAALGTGNLPAELLPLIARSAAAGKPVVIATRTHAGPVIPVYGYAGGGATLVEAGAIPASFLNAHKARLLLMVLLSLGRDLSEIRRVFEEGAF from the coding sequence ATGCGGCGGCTCGCCGTGATCCACACCGGCGGCACCATCGCCAGCCGCCCCAATCCGCACGGGCCGGGCGTCACGCCGCAGACGGCCCCCAGCGTGCCGGGGCTGCCGGGGGTGGTTGTCACCGATTACCAGCCCTTCAACCTGCCCAGCCCGCACGTCACGCCCGCGCACATGCTGCTGCTCGCGCACCTGATCGAGCAGCTCGCGCCGGGGCAGGACGGCATCGTGGTCACGCACGGCACCGACACGCTGGAGGAAACGGCCTTTTTGCTGCACCTCACGCTCGCCACCCGCACGCCCGTCGTGCTGACCGGCAGCATGCGCCACGCCGAGGAGGCCTCCTGGGACGGCCCCGGCAACCTGCTCGACGCCGCGCAGGTCGCGCTGCACGGGCAGTCGCGGGGACGCGGGCCGCTCGCGGTGTTCGGCGGTGACATCTTCGACGCCCGCACCGTGACCAAGGTCCACACGACCGCCGTGGACGCCTTCGGCGGCTATCCCGGCCCCATCGGGCGGATTGACCGGACAGGCACGGGGCCGCTGGGAGAAGGGGCGCACCTGCGCTACTTCGCCATGCCGGAAGCGCGGCCCGTGTACGCTCCTGCTGCCCTCACCGCCCACGTCGAGATTCTGTATGCCTACGCGGGCTGGCAGGGCGAGGGCTACGCGGAGGCCGACGCGCGCTCGGACGGCCTGGTGATCGCGGCGCTGGGCACCGGCAACCTCCCCGCCGAACTGCTGCCCCTGATCGCCCGCAGCGCCGCGGCCGGGAAACCCGTGGTGATCGCCACCCGCACCCACGCCGGCCCCGTCATCCCGGTCTACGGCTACGCGGGCGGCGGCGCGACCCTGGTGGAGGCCGGGGCCATTCCCGCCAGCTTCCTGAACGCCCACAAGGCCCGCCTGCTGCTGATGGTCCTCCTCAGCCTGGGCCGGGATCTGTCCGAGATTCGCCGGGTGTTTGAGGAGGGGGCGTTCTAG
- a CDS encoding HAD family hydrolase: MTPPPPLRALIFDFDGTILDTETREFHHWQALYREHGRELALADWQRGIGTWDAFDPWAGLPDHVRADRGRVHAGLHERILADIAGQDLRPGVRAVLEAARATGLRLALATSSDRAWVTRWMAQHDLLDLFEVMATRDDVRRVKPDPELYALVADRLGLRPAECLAVEDSLNGATAALAAGLRLVVVPNDVTRTQPFPPTWPRLEEGFAGGLAELLRVAGEA, translated from the coding sequence ATGACGCCTCCTCCCCCCCTGCGTGCCCTGATCTTCGACTTCGACGGCACCATCCTCGACACCGAGACGCGCGAGTTTCACCACTGGCAGGCCCTGTACCGCGAACACGGGCGCGAACTGGCGCTCGCGGACTGGCAGCGCGGCATCGGCACCTGGGACGCCTTTGACCCCTGGGCCGGGCTGCCGGACCATGTTCGGGCTGACCGCGGGCGCGTCCACGCGGGGCTGCACGAGCGCATTCTGGCCGACATCGCGGGGCAGGACCTGCGGCCCGGCGTGCGGGCGGTGCTGGAGGCGGCGCGGGCGACCGGGCTGCGCCTGGCCCTGGCGACCAGCAGCGACCGGGCCTGGGTCACGCGCTGGATGGCCCAGCATGACCTCCTCGACCTCTTCGAGGTGATGGCGACCCGCGACGACGTGCGCCGCGTGAAGCCCGACCCCGAACTCTATGCCCTGGTCGCCGACCGCCTGGGCCTGCGCCCGGCCGAGTGCCTCGCGGTCGAGGACAGCCTCAACGGGGCCACCGCCGCCCTCGCCGCGGGTCTGCGGCTGGTGGTGGTGCCCAACGACGTGACCCGCACGCAACCCTTCCCCCCCACGTGGCCGCGTCTGGAGGAGGGGTTTGCGGGCGGGCTGGCGGAGCTGCTGCGGGTGGCCGGGGAGGCATAA
- a CDS encoding ferritin-like domain-containing protein, translated as MSNDTQGMSTRRKFLGMAGLMGAGAVLSGCTNVIAQTPNQDNGLDAAIFNFALNLEYLEAAFYLAATGRLGELDAVGGSSARVILPSGFNGSAPVAGLTGDMLAMANEIADDEKAHVKAIRAVLTAAGAAPVAQPRLDLSGSFAAAGNLASGGKITGFNPFAGELFFLHGAFIFEDVGVTAYKGAARFIDDQKAGGNLDNAAGILAVEAYHAGSIRTQLYRRRGEQAAAGLTVEAVVQAISDLRDKVDGPTDDDQGISNMGNSANIVPTDANGIAFGRTPRQVANIVLLDTTGAATKGGFFPDGLSDDGKLGTLLKL; from the coding sequence ATGAGCAACGACACGCAGGGTATGAGCACGCGCCGCAAGTTCCTGGGCATGGCAGGTCTGATGGGGGCCGGGGCCGTGCTGTCGGGCTGCACCAACGTCATCGCCCAGACGCCCAACCAGGACAATGGCCTCGACGCCGCCATCTTCAACTTCGCGCTGAACCTGGAGTACCTGGAAGCCGCGTTCTACCTCGCGGCCACCGGCCGTCTGGGCGAGCTGGATGCCGTCGGCGGAAGCAGCGCCAGGGTCATCCTGCCCAGCGGCTTCAATGGCAGCGCCCCGGTGGCGGGCTTGACCGGCGACATGCTGGCGATGGCGAATGAGATCGCCGACGACGAGAAGGCGCACGTCAAGGCGATTCGTGCGGTACTCACGGCGGCTGGCGCGGCCCCCGTGGCCCAGCCGCGTCTGGACCTGAGCGGCTCCTTCGCGGCGGCGGGCAACCTCGCCTCAGGCGGGAAGATCACCGGCTTCAACCCCTTCGCGGGCGAGCTGTTCTTCCTGCATGGGGCCTTCATCTTCGAGGACGTGGGTGTCACGGCCTATAAGGGGGCCGCGCGCTTCATCGACGACCAGAAAGCGGGCGGCAACCTGGACAACGCCGCGGGCATCCTGGCCGTCGAGGCCTACCACGCCGGCTCGATCCGCACGCAGCTCTACCGCCGCCGCGGTGAGCAGGCCGCTGCGGGCCTGACGGTCGAGGCCGTCGTGCAGGCCATCAGCGATCTGCGCGACAAGGTGGACGGCCCCACCGACGACGACCAGGGCATCAGCAACATGGGCAACAGCGCCAACATCGTCCCGACCGACGCCAACGGCATCGCCTTCGGCCGCACGCCGCGCCAGGTCGCCAACATCGTGCTGCTGGACACCACCGGCGCGGCCACCAAGGGCGGGTTCTTCCCCGACGGCCTGAGCGACGACGGCAAGCTCGGCACGCTGCTCAAGCTCTAA
- a CDS encoding ion transporter, with amino-acid sequence MPSAPPPPPPQADELHAARLTTLRHLDELLDRPMTVLSFVWLALLVLDLTLGLSPFLQSLSNVIWGIFILDFLLSFSLAPHKLAYLRRNWLTALSLLLPALRVLRAFRGLRALRVLRMTRGLNLLRILTGLNRGLRTLQRTLRRRQLGFVLGATGLVALAGAAGMASFEAGQMGAPRTYGGWLYWTGMLLTSLGPEYWPRTGEGQVLSFLLGLYGFSVFGYITAALASLFVGSDQEREPAEDEVNNEVLRRELRELRGDIAALREELGGRG; translated from the coding sequence ATGCCCTCTGCCCCTCCCCCACCCCCTCCCCAGGCGGACGAGCTGCACGCCGCCCGGCTCACCACGCTGCGGCACCTGGACGAACTGCTCGACCGGCCCATGACGGTGCTGAGTTTCGTGTGGCTGGCGCTGCTGGTGCTGGACCTGACGCTGGGCCTCTCACCCTTTCTCCAGTCGCTGAGCAACGTGATCTGGGGCATTTTCATTCTGGATTTCCTGCTGTCCTTTTCCCTGGCCCCCCACAAGCTCGCCTACCTGCGCCGCAACTGGCTGACGGCCCTGAGCCTGCTGCTGCCCGCCCTGCGAGTACTTCGGGCCTTCCGGGGGCTGCGTGCCCTGCGGGTGCTGCGCATGACGCGCGGCCTGAACCTGCTGCGCATCCTGACCGGACTGAACCGGGGCCTGCGAACGCTGCAACGCACCCTGCGCCGCCGCCAGCTCGGCTTCGTGCTGGGGGCGACCGGGCTGGTGGCACTTGCGGGGGCGGCGGGCATGGCGTCCTTCGAGGCCGGGCAGATGGGCGCACCCCGTACCTACGGCGGCTGGCTGTACTGGACCGGGATGCTGCTCACCAGCCTGGGGCCGGAATACTGGCCCCGCACCGGTGAGGGGCAGGTGCTGTCCTTTCTGCTGGGGCTGTACGGCTTCTCGGTCTTCGGCTACATCACCGCCGCCCTTGCCAGCCTCTTTGTCGGCAGCGACCAGGAACGCGAACCCGCCGAGGACGAGGTGAACAATGAGGTACTGCGCCGCGAACTGCGGGAACTGCGGGGAGACATTGCAGCATTGCGGGAGGAGTTGGGGGGGAGGGGTTAG
- a CDS encoding menaquinone biosynthesis decarboxylase, whose product MAPPRLPSPRFLRPGPRSPDLQSFMQLLEERGELVRVSFPVDRDLEITEIADRLVKQGGPAVLFENVKGSDFPLVIGLMGTRERTALALGVQDLDDLAAKVRHLIDLKGSGGLGGLLGNVGKLRDVLHLPPRRVRSGPAQEVIWTGDEVDLGRLPILNCWPLDGGPFVTLPLVITRDPETGERNMGMYRMQVMGRNVTGMHWQRHKTGTKHLEKARRLGQRLEVAVALGGDPALIYAATAPLPPIPGLDEFALAGYLRGQRSPVMKGVTVDLDVPANAEFILEGYVDPQEDWAVEGPFGDHTGFYTLPDLYPRFHVTAITMRRQPVYPATIVGRPPMEDAYLIEASERLFLPAAQMILPEIVDYHMPPAGVAHNLVVVSIKKSYPGHAYKVANGLFGLGQMMFAKVIVVVDEDVRVNDFAAVWREVAARAVPGRDTLTTRGPIDVLDHSSRGWGYGGKLIIDATTKLPEEVGSAASSREAQGQEVAPEPVFTPRVAPDLPDFEGVLAQRQTPDGFWYVALHKTHPVQAQALAESFAAHPAAAGIRHLLIADEQTDVQSEQDVWWTILNNIDPERDVHSLSTPGGGFLAWDGARKLPEEGFVREWPPKIEMTPEVQRRVDARWHLYGLPEQEGEKSR is encoded by the coding sequence ATGGCCCCTCCCCGCCTCCCCAGTCCCCGCTTTCTCAGGCCCGGCCCCCGCAGTCCCGACCTCCAGAGCTTCATGCAGCTGCTGGAGGAACGCGGCGAGCTGGTGCGCGTGTCCTTTCCAGTGGACCGCGACCTGGAAATCACCGAGATTGCCGACCGTCTGGTCAAGCAGGGCGGGCCGGCGGTGCTGTTCGAGAACGTGAAAGGCAGCGACTTCCCTCTGGTGATCGGCCTGATGGGCACGCGCGAGCGCACCGCCCTGGCCCTGGGGGTGCAGGACCTCGACGACCTCGCCGCGAAGGTGCGGCACCTGATCGACCTGAAGGGCAGCGGGGGCCTGGGCGGGCTGCTGGGCAACGTGGGCAAGCTGCGCGACGTCTTGCACCTGCCGCCCCGCCGCGTCCGCTCCGGCCCGGCGCAGGAGGTCATCTGGACCGGCGACGAGGTGGATCTGGGGCGGCTGCCCATCCTGAACTGCTGGCCGCTCGACGGCGGGCCGTTCGTCACCCTGCCCCTCGTCATCACCCGCGACCCCGAGACCGGCGAGCGCAACATGGGCATGTACCGCATGCAGGTGATGGGCCGGAACGTCACCGGGATGCACTGGCAGCGCCACAAGACCGGCACGAAGCATCTGGAAAAGGCGCGGCGGCTGGGTCAGCGGCTGGAGGTGGCCGTCGCCCTGGGCGGCGACCCGGCCCTGATTTACGCCGCGACCGCCCCCCTCCCGCCCATCCCCGGCCTCGACGAGTTCGCCCTGGCGGGGTACCTGCGCGGCCAGCGCTCGCCCGTGATGAAGGGCGTTACCGTGGACCTCGACGTGCCTGCCAACGCCGAGTTCATCCTCGAAGGCTACGTGGACCCCCAGGAAGACTGGGCGGTGGAAGGTCCCTTCGGCGACCACACCGGCTTCTACACCCTGCCCGACCTCTACCCGCGCTTTCATGTCACGGCGATCACCATGCGCCGTCAGCCCGTCTACCCCGCCACCATCGTGGGCCGCCCACCGATGGAGGATGCCTACCTGATCGAGGCCAGCGAGCGTCTCTTCCTGCCTGCCGCGCAGATGATCCTGCCGGAAATCGTGGACTACCACATGCCGCCCGCCGGGGTCGCCCATAACCTCGTGGTCGTCAGCATCAAGAAGAGTTACCCCGGCCACGCCTACAAGGTCGCGAACGGCCTTTTCGGCCTGGGCCAGATGATGTTCGCCAAGGTGATCGTGGTCGTCGACGAGGACGTGCGGGTCAACGACTTTGCGGCCGTCTGGCGGGAGGTGGCGGCCAGGGCCGTGCCGGGCCGCGACACCCTGACCACCCGTGGCCCCATCGACGTGCTGGACCACTCCAGCCGGGGTTGGGGCTACGGCGGCAAGCTGATCATCGACGCCACCACCAAACTTCCCGAGGAGGTCGGCAGCGCCGCCAGCAGCCGCGAGGCCCAGGGGCAGGAGGTGGCCCCGGAACCCGTCTTCACCCCCCGCGTCGCCCCCGACCTCCCCGACTTCGAGGGTGTCCTCGCCCAGCGCCAGACCCCCGACGGCTTCTGGTATGTGGCGCTGCATAAGACCCACCCCGTTCAGGCGCAGGCCCTGGCAGAAAGCTTTGCTGCCCACCCTGCCGCCGCCGGCATCCGCCATCTCCTGATCGCCGACGAGCAGACCGACGTGCAAAGCGAACAGGACGTGTGGTGGACCATCCTCAACAACATCGACCCCGAGCGTGATGTGCATTCCCTCTCCACGCCGGGCGGCGGCTTCCTCGCCTGGGACGGCGCACGCAAACTCCCCGAGGAGGGCTTCGTCCGCGAGTGGCCCCCCAAGATCGAGATGACTCCCGAGGTCCAGCGCCGTGTGGACGCCCGCTGGCACCTGTACGGCCTGCCCGAGCAGGAGGGCGAGAAGTCGCGCTGA
- a CDS encoding haloacid dehalogenase type II, whose translation MASVVVFDVIETLLDLGSLDPLFGDLFGDPATRQVWFEQTLQNALVSTVVGDYQNFEVLGLSALTMLAEKRGTSVSAAGRLRLEKALLELPAHPDAVPALERLREAGYRLATLTNSLGMASEVELRFAGLRDFFEQALSADDVKRLKPAREPYLYAARQLQVSPARMWLVAAHAWDVTGAAAASCKTAFVGRPGKVLNPAAPRPDVTGENLRDIAEGILAVEALA comes from the coding sequence ATGGCCAGCGTTGTCGTGTTCGACGTGATCGAGACCCTGCTCGACCTGGGGTCACTCGACCCGCTCTTCGGGGACCTGTTCGGTGATCCGGCCACCCGGCAGGTCTGGTTCGAGCAGACGCTACAAAACGCCCTGGTGTCCACGGTGGTGGGCGACTACCAGAACTTCGAGGTGCTGGGTCTGAGCGCCCTGACCATGCTGGCCGAGAAGCGCGGCACCTCGGTCTCGGCTGCCGGCCGCCTGCGGCTGGAAAAGGCCCTGCTGGAACTGCCCGCCCACCCCGACGCGGTCCCGGCCCTGGAGCGCCTGCGTGAGGCGGGCTACCGGCTGGCGACCCTGACCAATTCGCTGGGCATGGCGAGCGAGGTGGAACTGCGCTTTGCCGGCCTGCGAGACTTCTTCGAGCAGGCGCTGTCGGCCGACGACGTGAAGCGGCTCAAGCCCGCCCGCGAGCCGTACCTGTATGCCGCCCGGCAGTTGCAGGTCAGTCCTGCCCGGATGTGGCTGGTCGCTGCCCACGCCTGGGACGTGACGGGTGCCGCGGCGGCTAGCTGCAAGACCGCTTTTGTCGGGCGGCCGGGCAAGGTCCTGAACCCGGCCGCCCCCAGGCCCGACGTGACCGGCGAGAACCTGCGCGACATCGCCGAGGGCATCCTCGCCGTCGAAGCCCTCGCCTGA
- a CDS encoding M24 family metallopeptidase: protein MTPTSHNPIALMRDALRDTAALPGSVDGWLLYDFQGLNPHARTVLGLPAGAHLTRRFFVWVPREGQAALLHNHIEGGTWATLTQDWDMERRPFGSHAELEAALREVVAGRTVAMEYSPHGAVPYVSRVDAGTLERVRAAGAEVVSSADLLQSFLVWSPEDLAAHRRAAAVLMRAKDDAFRLIHERLRAGEPVTELDAQAVIERAIADAGMSSGHPVNVSFGANAADPHYQPEGEKNATLQRGECVLIDLWAQEAGRPFADVTWVGYAGEPGNEYREAWEAVRGARDAALTLLRERYAAEGWGHVQGWEGDRAARDAMGEQWGRHFLHRTGHDLGVQIHGSGANLDDYETHDTRTLTPGLAVTVEPGTYPREKGFGIRTEVDVFLAPEGPQVTTDLQQQPFVLGAGEWEAVRAAAYGETARAGASA, encoded by the coding sequence ATGACCCCCACTTCCCACAATCCCATCGCACTCATGCGTGATGCCCTGCGAGACACAGCGGCCCTGCCCGGCAGCGTGGACGGCTGGCTGCTCTACGACTTCCAGGGCCTCAACCCCCACGCCCGCACCGTGCTGGGGCTGCCTGCTGGGGCGCACCTGACGCGGCGCTTTTTCGTGTGGGTGCCGCGCGAGGGGCAGGCCGCGCTGCTGCACAACCACATCGAAGGGGGCACCTGGGCCACGCTGACGCAGGACTGGGACATGGAAAGGCGGCCCTTCGGCTCACACGCAGAGCTGGAGGCGGCGCTGCGCGAGGTGGTCGCCGGGAGGACCGTGGCGATGGAGTACAGCCCGCACGGGGCCGTGCCCTACGTGAGCCGGGTGGACGCGGGCACGCTGGAGCGGGTCCGGGCGGCGGGCGCGGAGGTGGTGAGCAGCGCCGACCTGCTCCAGTCCTTCCTGGTGTGGTCGCCGGAAGACCTGGCGGCCCACCGGCGGGCGGCGGCCGTGCTGATGCGGGCGAAGGACGACGCCTTCCGCCTGATCCACGAGCGGCTGCGTGCGGGCGAGCCGGTCACGGAACTGGACGCGCAGGCCGTGATTGAGCGGGCGATTGCGGACGCCGGGATGAGCAGCGGCCACCCGGTCAACGTGAGCTTCGGCGCGAACGCCGCCGACCCGCATTACCAGCCCGAGGGGGAGAAGAACGCGACCTTGCAAAGGGGCGAGTGCGTGCTGATCGACCTGTGGGCGCAGGAGGCGGGCCGACCCTTCGCGGACGTGACCTGGGTGGGGTACGCGGGCGAGCCGGGCAACGAGTACCGGGAAGCGTGGGAAGCGGTACGCGGGGCGCGGGACGCCGCGCTGACACTGCTGCGTGAGCGGTACGCGGCGGAAGGCTGGGGGCACGTGCAGGGCTGGGAGGGCGACCGGGCCGCGCGGGACGCGATGGGTGAGCAGTGGGGACGGCATTTCCTGCACCGCACCGGCCATGACCTGGGGGTGCAGATTCACGGCTCGGGCGCGAACCTCGACGACTACGAGACGCACGACACGCGCACCCTCACGCCCGGCCTGGCCGTGACGGTCGAACCCGGCACCTACCCGCGCGAGAAGGGCTTCGGCATCCGCACGGAGGTGGACGTGTTCCTGGCCCCGGAAGGGCCGCAGGTCACGACTGACCTCCAGCAGCAGCCCTTCGTGCTGGGTGCGGGCGAGTGGGAGGCCGTGCGGGCGGCGGCGTATGGGGAAACGGCGCGGGCCGGGGCCTCCGCCTGA